The Impatiens glandulifera chromosome 8, dImpGla2.1, whole genome shotgun sequence genome includes a window with the following:
- the LOC124911521 gene encoding aspartate aminotransferase, mitochondrial, with amino-acid sequence MMLRTAFTRRSQRSTMEMGGTRFMSSPSWWNKVEPAPKDPILGVSEAFLADPSPDKVNVGVGAYRDDNGKPVVLECVREAEKRIAGHKNMEYLPMGGSANMIEESLKLAYGEDSSMIKDERIAAIQSLSGTGACRIFADFQKRFSPDSHVYIPVPTWSNHHNIWRDANVPQRTYHYYHPESRGLHFAAMIDDIKNAPNGSFFLLHACAHNPTGVDPTEEQWREISYQCKVKGHFPFFDMAYQGFASGDPEKDAKSIRIFLEDGHLIGCSQSYAKNMGLYGQRVGCLSVLCEDEKQAAAVKSQLQQLARPMYSNPPVHGAHIVSTILSDPDLKKLWLKEVKGMADRIIGMRTQLQENLEKLGSPLPWEHITKQIGMFCYSGLTPEQVDRLTSEYHIYLTRNGRISMAGVTSGNVAYLANAIHKVTTAA; translated from the exons ATGATGCTGCGAACGGCGTTTACTCGGCGATCACAGAGATCAACCATGGAGATGGGTGGAACCAGATTCATGTCATCACCATCATGGTGGAACAAAGTTGAGCCTGCCCCAAAGGACCCAATTCTTGGTGTCTCTGAGGCATTTCTAGCAGATCCAAGCCCGGATAAAGTTAATGTTGGAGTT GGTGCTTATCGTGATGATAATGGGAAGCCTGTTGTTTTGGAATGCGTCCGAGAAGCAGAGAAGAGAATTGCAGGGCATAAGAACAT GGAGTACCTTCCAATGGGAGGAAGTGCAAATATGATTGAGGAATCACTTAAATTGGCTTATGGAGAGGATTCTAGTATGATTAAAGATGAGCGGATTGCAGCTATACAATCGCTCTCTGGTACTGGTGCCTGTCGAATTTTTGCAGATTTTCAGAAGCGATTTAGCCCTGATTCTCATGTTTACATTCCTGTTCCAACCTGGTCCAA TCATCATAACATCTGGAGAGATGCCAATGTACCACAGAGGACTTATCATTATTACCACCCAGAATCAAGAGGATTGCATTTTGCTGCAATGATAGATGATATAAAG AATGCTCCAAATGGCTCATTCTTTCTTCTTCACGCCTGTGCTCATAATCCTACTGGAGTAGATCCAACAGAAGAACAGTGGAGAGAGATTTCCTATCAATGCAAG GTTAAAGGGCATTTTCCATTTTTCGACATGGCATATCAAGGTTTTGCCAGTGGTGATCCTGAGAAAGATGCAAAATcaattaggatttttcttgaaGATGGTCACTTGATTGGGTGCTCTCAGTCATATGCAAAAAATATGGGACTCTATGGCCAGAGAGTTGGATGCCTCAG TGTTCTATGTGAAGATGAAAAACAAGCTGCTGCGGTGAAAAGTCAGTTACAGCAGCTCGCGAGACCTATGTACAGTAATCCACCTGTTCATGGTGCTCACATTGTTTCAACTATACTCAGTGATCCAGATCTTAAAAAGTTATGGCTCAAGGAGGTTAAG GGTATGGCTGACCGAATTATAGGTATGCGAACTCAACTACAAGAAAATCTTGAGAAGTTGGGATCACCACTGCCATGGGAGCACATCACTAAGCAG ATTGGCATGTTCTGCTATAGTGGTTTGACACCTGAGCAAGTCGATAGACTGACGAGTGAATATCATATTTACTTGACCCGTAATGGTCGCATAAG TATGGCAGGCGTAACCTCGGGCAATGTTGCATATTTGGCTAATGCGATTCATAAGGTCACAACGGCTGCCTAA
- the LOC124911466 gene encoding protein trichome birefringence-like 39 → MEFSFKTLLLFSLFLLYSTMAEIESTETELPLLFSSNNSLNDLGRRRSLIGGSCNVFQGKWVYDSSYPLYDYSTCPFISTEFNCKKYGRPDNSYLKYRWQPFSCNVPRFNGLDLLERWRGKNIMFVGDSLSFNMWLSLGCMIHAWVPNSRTSFFNQGILGTITFQDYNVKLHMYRTSYLVDIVREPIGKVLKLDSIKDGDAWLGMDILIFNSWHWWTHTGNSQPWDYIQDGNKVTKDMNRLIAFYKGLTTWARWVDHNVDPSKTKVFFQGISPTHYIGNDWGEPTSTCLGQTEPFFGTRYPGGSLSAAIVVNKVLSRIKNHVNLLDVTTLSQYRKDAHPTTYSSKNNGLDCSHWCLPGLPDTWNALLYAALVS, encoded by the exons ATGGAGTTTTCATTCAAAACACTTTTGCTCTTTTCCCTCTTTCTTCTATACTCAACAATGGCCGAAATCGAATCAACAGAAACAGAGCTTCCTCTGTTGTTTAGTTCAAACAACAGTTTAAACGatttaggaagaagaagaagtctaATTGGAGGAAGTTGCAATGTGTTTCAAGGAAAATGGGTATATGATTCATCATACCCACTTTATGATTACTCAACTTGTCCATTCATAAGTACTGAATTCAATTGCAAGAAATATGGTCGGCCTGATAATTCATATCTGAAATATAGATGGCAACCCTTTTCATGTAATGTTCCTAGGTTTAATGGGTTGGATTTGTTGGAGAGATGGAGAGGGAAGAACATTATGTTTGTTGGAGATTCATTGAGTTTCAATATGTGGCTTTCTTTGGGTTGTATGATTCATGCATGGGTTCCTAATTCAAGAACTTCATTCTTCAATCAAGGGATTCTTGGTACCATCACTTTCCAG GATTACAATGTTAAATTACACATGTATAGAACGTCATACTTAGTTGATATAGTTCGTGAGCCGATTGGAAAAGTGTTAAAACTCGACTCCATAAAGGATGGCGACGCCTGGTTGGGCATGGACATCCTCATCTTCAATTCATGGCATTGGTGGACTCACACCGGAAATTCTCAACC ATGGGATTATATTCAAGATGGTAATAAAGTGACTAAGGATATGAACCGTCTCATTGCTTTCTATAAAGGATTGACCACATGGGCTAGATGGGTTGATCACAATGTTGACCCATCCAAGACTAAGGTTTTCTTTCAGGGTATCTCTCCCACCCATTACAT AGGAAATGATTGGGGCGAGCCGACGAGCACATGTCTTGGACAAACCGAACCTTTTTTTGGCACAAGATACCCTGGTGGTTCACTTTCGGCCGCTATTGTTGTGAATAAAGTGTTAAGTAGGATTAAGAACCATGTAAACCTACTTGATGTTACGACACTTTCTCAATATCGTAAAGATGCTCATCCGACAACCTATAGTAGCAAAAACAATGGCTTGGATTGTAGCCATTGGTGCCTCCCCGGTTTGCCTGATACATGGAATGCGCTCCTTTATGCGGCTCTTGTTAGCTAG